In the genome of Gammaproteobacteria bacterium, one region contains:
- a CDS encoding lysophospholipid acyltransferase family protein, which yields MSSGADQKHLPPRPVLYVRAFLFWIGFAISTMVIASTAFLLLPFSFRVRFAWISQWTHFNLWWLGLTCGLRYRVEGQENLPDRAAVVMAKHQSTWETVALQRFLPPQVWVLKRELLRIPFFGWGLSIVKMIAIDRSAGRGAVEQLVTQGKDRLSQGLWIVIFPEGTRVPPGKRKRYKMGGAVLAVESGAPVVPIAHNAGDFWPKGQFIKKPGTVTVRIGPAIESRDKTPEQLLREVEDWIESQMPQISLTPYADKRKSDADEQAA from the coding sequence ATGAGCAGCGGGGCCGATCAAAAGCACCTGCCGCCGCGCCCGGTGCTTTATGTGCGTGCGTTCCTGTTCTGGATCGGCTTCGCGATATCCACCATGGTGATTGCCTCCACGGCGTTTCTGCTGCTGCCGTTTTCTTTCCGGGTCCGCTTTGCTTGGATTTCGCAATGGACCCATTTCAATCTGTGGTGGCTGGGTCTGACCTGCGGCCTGAGATACCGGGTGGAAGGGCAGGAGAATCTGCCGGACCGCGCCGCCGTGGTCATGGCCAAGCACCAATCCACCTGGGAAACGGTCGCCCTGCAGCGGTTTCTGCCGCCCCAGGTCTGGGTGCTCAAGCGCGAACTGCTGCGCATACCGTTTTTCGGCTGGGGCCTGAGCATCGTCAAGATGATCGCCATCGACCGTTCCGCCGGGCGCGGCGCGGTCGAACAACTGGTGACCCAGGGCAAGGATCGTCTCTCCCAGGGGCTCTGGATCGTGATCTTTCCGGAAGGTACCCGCGTACCGCCTGGCAAACGCAAGCGCTACAAGATGGGTGGGGCCGTACTGGCCGTGGAGAGCGGGGCACCGGTGGTGCCGATCGCGCACAATGCCGGGGATTTCTGGCCCAAGGGCCAGTTCATCAAAAAGCCGGGCACGGTCACGGTGCGCATCGGCCCGGCCATCGAGAGCCGGGACAAGACGCCCGAGCAGCTGCTGCGCGAGGTGGAGGACTGGATCGAGAGCCAGATGCCGCAGATCAGCCTGACGCCCTATGCCGACAAAAGGAAATCCGATGCCGACGAACAAGCTGCTTGA
- a CDS encoding tRNA threonylcarbamoyladenosine dehydratase: MTETRHERTLLLLGEAGLERLAGTHVVIAGLGGVGGFAAEAVARAGVGRITLLDHDVVAPSNLNRQLLALESTLGRPKAEVMAERIRDINPHIRAEPVQTFLSPDNVGELVANARADYLLDCIDSISCKAALVHACQRQGLAVASSMGAGGRIDVTRALVSRLDRTHTCPLAREMRRHLKRLGASLRYPVVFSTEIPRKGSSHQPVGSPDNPGRPRAVNGTISYLPALFGIMLAGVAIQALLDAPQ, translated from the coding sequence ATGACGGAAACGCGCCACGAACGCACCCTGTTGCTGCTCGGCGAGGCGGGGCTGGAACGCCTGGCCGGGACCCACGTGGTCATCGCCGGCCTGGGCGGGGTGGGCGGTTTCGCGGCCGAGGCCGTCGCCCGCGCCGGCGTGGGGCGCATCACCCTGCTGGATCACGACGTGGTGGCGCCGTCCAACCTGAACCGCCAGCTGCTGGCGCTGGAATCGACCCTGGGCCGCCCCAAGGCAGAGGTCATGGCTGAGCGCATCCGTGACATCAACCCGCACATCCGGGCCGAGCCGGTGCAGACCTTTCTTTCGCCGGACAATGTCGGCGAACTCGTGGCGAACGCCCGGGCCGACTACCTGCTGGACTGCATCGATTCCATCAGCTGCAAGGCCGCCCTGGTGCACGCCTGCCAGCGGCAGGGGCTTGCCGTGGCCTCCAGCATGGGCGCCGGCGGGCGCATCGATGTCACCCGCGCCCTGGTCTCGCGCCTGGACCGCACCCACACCTGCCCGCTGGCCCGCGAGATGCGCCGCCATCTCAAACGCCTGGGTGCCTCGCTGCGCTACCCCGTCGTCTTTTCCACCGAGATTCCCCGCAAGGGTTCGTCACATCAGCCGGTCGGCAGTCCGGACAACCCCGGTCGGCCGCGTGCCGTGAACGGCACCATCTCTTACCTGCCGGCGCTGTTCGGCATCATGCTGGCCGGCGTGGCCATCCAGGCACTGCTGGACGCACCGCAGTAG
- the gmhB gene encoding D-glycero-beta-D-manno-heptose 1,7-bisphosphate 7-phosphatase, whose amino-acid sequence MQLIILDRDGVINEDSDEYVKSPEEWIPIPGSLEAIAKLSQAGWCVVVATNQSGIARGLFGLETLHAMHQKMTRLLDQLGGRVEGVFFCPHGPEDDCDCRKPEPGLMNQIEQRLRTDLTDVPAVGDSLRDLQAAEAVGARPILVRTGKGERTLASGQVPDGTPVYDDLATYVQELLSEEA is encoded by the coding sequence ATGCAGTTAATCATCTTGGACCGCGACGGGGTCATCAACGAGGACTCCGACGAGTACGTCAAGTCACCCGAGGAGTGGATTCCGATTCCGGGCAGTTTGGAAGCCATTGCGAAGCTCAGTCAGGCAGGCTGGTGCGTGGTGGTGGCGACCAATCAATCCGGTATTGCGCGGGGTTTGTTCGGCCTGGAGACCCTGCACGCCATGCATCAGAAGATGACCCGCCTGCTCGATCAGCTGGGCGGCCGGGTGGAGGGCGTGTTCTTCTGCCCGCACGGTCCTGAGGATGACTGCGACTGCCGCAAGCCCGAGCCCGGCCTGATGAATCAGATCGAGCAGCGCCTGCGCACCGATCTCACGGACGTGCCCGCAGTGGGCGACAGCCTGCGCGACCTGCAGGCTGCCGAGGCGGTGGGTGCGCGGCCGATTCTGGTGCGTACCGGCAAGGGCGAGCGCACCCTGGCCTCCGGACAGGTGCCGGACGGCACGCCGGTATATGACGACCTGGCGACGTATGTCCAGGAACTGTTGAGCGAGGAAGCATGA